From Micromonospora sp. NBC_01699, a single genomic window includes:
- a CDS encoding DUF6458 family protein: MGVGSGIFLIGLGAILTFAIRANIWWLDLRAVGWVFMLAGLAVLLTTLWYWQTSKKKARTLIVEENRLSHPTAMMPPPPDPPPPQAPPS; this comes from the coding sequence ATGGGCGTCGGTAGCGGTATTTTCCTCATCGGACTGGGAGCCATCCTGACGTTCGCCATCAGGGCGAACATCTGGTGGCTGGACCTGCGCGCGGTCGGCTGGGTGTTCATGCTGGCCGGCCTGGCCGTGCTGTTGACCACGCTCTGGTACTGGCAGACCAGCAAGAAGAAGGCCCGGACCCTGATCGTCGAGGAGAACCGGCTGTCGCATCCGACCGCGATGATGCCGCCGCCACCGGATCCGCCGCCGCCGCAGGCTCCGCCCTCCTGA
- a CDS encoding LLM class flavin-dependent oxidoreductase, protein MVDLPYVCPSDGGRRLPIMRVGIVILPDQRWSESQRRWRQAEAWGFDHAWTYDHLGWRDLVDGPWFDSVPTLTAAATVTSRIRLGTLVASPNFRHPVHFAREVTALDDISGGRVLLGLGSGGIGFDSAVLGGETLPPRQRVDRFAEFTELLDAILRTDRVDWRGDWYASVDARNNPGCVQTPRVPFVVAANGPRSMKLVARFGQGWVTTGLGGDDMAAWWRTVTDLSGQLDRTLEAAGRDPATLDRYLSLDSAPVFSLSSAAFFTDAVARAADLGFTDVITHWPRESSWYAGDEAVLREVATTVLPGLG, encoded by the coding sequence ATGGTTGATCTGCCGTACGTCTGCCCGTCGGACGGAGGTCGTAGGCTTCCGATCATGCGCGTGGGTATCGTCATTCTTCCCGACCAGCGGTGGTCCGAGTCGCAGCGCCGGTGGCGTCAGGCCGAGGCGTGGGGCTTTGACCACGCCTGGACGTACGACCACCTGGGCTGGCGTGACCTGGTGGACGGTCCGTGGTTCGACTCGGTGCCGACGCTCACCGCGGCGGCGACGGTCACCAGCCGGATCAGGCTCGGCACCCTGGTCGCCTCCCCCAATTTCCGGCATCCGGTGCATTTCGCCCGTGAGGTGACCGCCCTGGACGACATCTCCGGCGGCCGGGTGCTGCTCGGCCTCGGCTCCGGCGGGATCGGGTTCGACTCCGCCGTGCTCGGCGGCGAGACGCTGCCGCCCCGGCAACGGGTCGACCGGTTCGCCGAGTTCACCGAACTGCTCGATGCGATCCTGCGGACCGACCGGGTCGACTGGCGGGGTGACTGGTACGCCTCGGTCGACGCCCGCAACAACCCTGGCTGCGTACAGACGCCGAGGGTGCCGTTCGTGGTGGCGGCGAACGGGCCACGGTCGATGAAGCTGGTCGCCCGCTTCGGGCAGGGCTGGGTGACCACCGGCCTCGGCGGCGACGACATGGCCGCCTGGTGGCGTACGGTGACCGACCTCAGTGGCCAGCTCGACCGGACGCTGGAGGCCGCCGGCCGAGATCCGGCCACCCTGGACCGTTACCTCTCGCTGGACTCGGCACCGGTCTTCTCCCTGTCCAGTGCCGCCTTCTTCACCGACGCGGTGGCCCGTGCCGCCGACCTCGGCTTCACCGACGTGATCACCCACTGGCCCCGCGAGTCGAGCTGGTACGCCGGTGACGAGGCGGTGCTTCGAGAGGTCGCCACCACCGTGCTGCCCGGACTGGGATGA
- a CDS encoding 5-oxoprolinase subunit B family protein: MRIFPVGAHALLLECVDGAEVENWRTELWRHREAGELVAVDIVPAARTVLVDGVPDPDRAAELILGWTPRPAAGTDDGPLMEVPTAYDGEDLTAVAELWRVDVPTAVERIGGTELRVAFCGFAPGFAYLTGLPRAWAVPRLPSPRPRVPAGAVALAGPYAGIYPTASPGGWRLVGRTELTLFDVRRDPPARLVPGTRVRLVPA; encoded by the coding sequence ATGCGAATCTTTCCGGTCGGCGCCCACGCGCTGCTGCTCGAATGCGTGGACGGTGCCGAGGTGGAAAACTGGCGGACCGAGCTGTGGCGGCACCGCGAAGCCGGCGAACTGGTCGCCGTCGACATCGTGCCGGCCGCGCGTACGGTGCTGGTCGACGGCGTACCGGACCCGGACCGGGCGGCGGAGCTGATCCTCGGCTGGACCCCGCGACCGGCCGCCGGCACCGATGACGGCCCGCTGATGGAAGTGCCGACCGCGTACGACGGGGAGGACCTGACGGCCGTCGCCGAGTTGTGGCGGGTGGACGTACCGACGGCGGTCGAACGGATCGGCGGCACCGAACTCCGGGTCGCCTTCTGCGGCTTCGCCCCGGGCTTCGCCTACCTGACCGGGCTACCCCGGGCGTGGGCGGTGCCCCGGCTGCCCAGCCCCCGACCCAGGGTCCCGGCCGGGGCGGTCGCCCTCGCCGGCCCGTACGCCGGGATCTATCCGACCGCGTCGCCCGGCGGCTGGCGACTGGTCGGACGGACCGAACTGACACTCTTCGACGTACGCCGCGACCCGCCCGCCCGGCTCGTCCCCGGCACCCGCGTCCGGCTGGTGCCGGCGTGA
- a CDS encoding SixA phosphatase family protein has translation MTKRVVLLRHAKAERPARIADFDRPLTARGYADAGAAGAWLANGGHLPSAVICSPAKRTRQTWHGVALAMAETPAAKAGVGAEAAGGPVVSYEPSVYEGDARELLDLIQAVDPAAAVVLLIGHNPSISGLSRLLDPVRADPDGLRTSGIAVHRLAVDEWTQLRPSRGPIEATHTARS, from the coding sequence ATGACCAAGCGCGTCGTACTGCTGCGGCACGCCAAGGCGGAACGCCCGGCCAGGATCGCGGACTTCGACCGGCCGCTCACCGCCCGTGGGTACGCGGACGCGGGCGCCGCCGGAGCCTGGCTGGCCAACGGCGGGCACCTGCCCTCGGCGGTGATCTGCTCGCCGGCCAAGCGGACCAGGCAGACCTGGCACGGGGTGGCCCTGGCGATGGCCGAGACCCCGGCCGCGAAGGCCGGGGTCGGGGCGGAGGCTGCCGGCGGGCCGGTGGTGAGCTACGAACCCTCGGTGTACGAGGGTGACGCGAGAGAGTTGCTGGACCTGATCCAGGCTGTCGACCCGGCGGCGGCCGTGGTGTTGCTGATCGGGCACAATCCGAGCATTTCGGGCCTTTCCCGCCTGCTGGACCCGGTACGCGCCGATCCGGACGGGCTGCGCACCAGTGGCATCGCGGTGCACCGCCTCGCGGTGGACGAGTGGACGCAACTGCGCCCCAGCCGGGGGCCGATAGAGGCCACGCACACCGCTCGGAGCTGA
- the trxA gene encoding thioredoxin: MLKAQETGAVVTVTDDTFAALVLAADRPVVVDFWAEWCPPCRAISKSLGELADEFGDRMTVATINTDENPTTTRAYRIMSLPTLLVFRRGELVGSTVGARPKSHLRQALSTHIEP; this comes from the coding sequence ATGCTCAAAGCACAGGAAACCGGCGCAGTAGTCACGGTCACCGATGACACGTTTGCCGCGCTGGTGCTGGCCGCCGACCGGCCGGTGGTGGTCGACTTCTGGGCCGAGTGGTGCCCGCCCTGTAGGGCGATCTCGAAGAGCCTCGGCGAGCTGGCCGACGAGTTCGGCGACCGGATGACCGTCGCGACGATCAACACCGACGAGAACCCGACCACCACCCGTGCGTACCGGATCATGTCGCTGCCCACGCTGCTGGTGTTCCGCCGGGGCGAACTGGTCGGCTCGACCGTCGGGGCCAGGCCAAAGAGCCACCTACGGCAGGCGCTGAGCACGCACATCGAGCCCTAG
- a CDS encoding glycosyltransferase family 2 protein, translated as MSRLVSVITPVHWPSIGYLAGAYESLAGQELPEGWDWQWLVQEDGQDGLLVDQLPEFDPRISAGSGRPGGPGVARTLALSRVEGELVKVLDADDQLTPGALGRDIAALTDNPGVGWTTSRVLDLLTDGSTRNWYDDPPEGLVDTGAILAFWQDNDYGLPVHPATLCMRTELLLALGGWMALPAFEDTGLLLAASAISPGWFIHEPGLLYRRWPGQLTNQATHREPAEHTARTRVVEARAHAIRALLT; from the coding sequence GTGAGCCGGCTCGTCTCCGTCATCACGCCGGTCCACTGGCCCAGCATCGGCTACCTGGCCGGCGCGTACGAGTCGCTGGCCGGGCAGGAGCTGCCGGAGGGCTGGGACTGGCAGTGGCTGGTCCAGGAGGATGGACAGGACGGGTTGCTGGTCGACCAGCTTCCCGAGTTCGATCCGCGAATCAGCGCCGGCAGCGGCCGACCGGGCGGGCCGGGCGTCGCCCGTACCCTGGCCCTGTCCCGGGTGGAGGGTGAGTTGGTCAAGGTGCTGGACGCCGACGACCAGCTCACGCCCGGCGCACTCGGCCGGGACATTGCCGCGTTGACCGACAATCCGGGCGTCGGGTGGACCACCTCGCGGGTGCTCGACCTGCTCACCGACGGGTCCACCCGAAACTGGTACGACGACCCGCCGGAGGGCCTGGTCGACACCGGCGCGATCCTCGCGTTCTGGCAGGACAACGACTACGGACTGCCGGTGCACCCGGCGACCCTGTGCATGCGGACCGAGCTGCTGCTCGCCCTCGGCGGTTGGATGGCACTGCCCGCCTTCGAGGACACCGGCCTGCTGCTCGCGGCGAGCGCGATCAGCCCCGGCTGGTTCATCCACGAACCGGGCCTGCTCTACCGCAGGTGGCCCGGTCAGCTGACCAACCAGGCCACCCACCGCGAACCGGCCGAGCACACGGCCAGGACGCGGGTGGTCGAGGCCCGCGCGCACGCGATCCGCGCCCTGCTCACCTGA
- a CDS encoding DUF6458 family protein — translation MGIGGSIFLIAMGAIFAFAVDVELGWLDLSVVGWVLMLAGLVGLIMTSWLWQSRRRTVVTTPVEDTRIVPVRDDRLVEEYREVRRPGHPI, via the coding sequence GTGGGTATCGGTGGAAGTATCTTCCTCATCGCGATGGGCGCGATCTTCGCGTTCGCGGTGGACGTCGAGCTGGGTTGGCTCGATCTCAGCGTGGTCGGCTGGGTGCTGATGCTCGCCGGTCTGGTGGGCCTGATCATGACTTCGTGGCTGTGGCAGAGCCGCCGTCGTACGGTCGTCACCACTCCGGTCGAGGACACCCGGATCGTGCCGGTACGGGACGACCGCCTGGTCGAGGAGTACCGCGAGGTGCGCCGTCCCGGCCACCCCATCTGA
- a CDS encoding PP2C family protein-serine/threonine phosphatase, with product MLFGVPMQFLPPGRRPLSSGSRAGLGAALVLLALVSAIEVADGSRADHIGLLVAAPFLAAAFASWRVVLGVGAAATGIGAAFTLSAENVELGNVVNVGGVMAFIGVAAAVAVVRQRQAEQIAELSKLAAVAQQAVLRPLGPQVGTLAVAARYISSTAAAEIGGDLYEVIDTPYGVRMLIGDVRGKGLDAVRLASIVLGSYRHVAYERADLRAIVADLDRAVARSVGDEDFVTAALVEERGGTLTIVNCGHPAPLLLRRGQVIPLEPPSPAPPLGFMPVVRPRVERLEPGDRLLLFTDGLGEARRDGEFFPTEERAWQLLGHGTVADGLASLETALVEWVHGRLDDDIALVLMEYAGPRPVTTVAVPSWEVGASDG from the coding sequence ATGCTGTTCGGCGTACCCATGCAATTCTTGCCGCCGGGCCGCCGCCCGCTGAGTTCTGGTTCCCGCGCCGGCCTCGGCGCGGCCCTCGTGCTGCTCGCGCTCGTGTCCGCGATCGAGGTGGCCGACGGCAGCCGGGCCGACCATATCGGACTCCTGGTGGCCGCCCCGTTCCTCGCCGCCGCTTTCGCGTCCTGGCGGGTGGTGCTGGGGGTGGGGGCCGCGGCCACCGGGATCGGTGCCGCCTTCACCCTGAGCGCGGAGAACGTCGAGCTGGGCAATGTGGTCAACGTCGGCGGCGTGATGGCCTTCATCGGCGTCGCGGCGGCGGTGGCCGTCGTCCGGCAGCGGCAGGCCGAGCAGATCGCCGAGTTGTCCAAGCTCGCCGCGGTGGCCCAGCAGGCCGTGTTGCGCCCGCTCGGGCCGCAGGTCGGCACGCTCGCCGTCGCCGCCCGCTACATCTCCTCCACCGCCGCCGCCGAGATCGGTGGCGACCTCTACGAGGTGATCGACACCCCCTACGGCGTACGGATGCTGATCGGTGACGTACGCGGCAAGGGGCTCGACGCCGTCCGGCTCGCCAGCATCGTGCTCGGTTCCTACCGGCACGTCGCGTACGAGCGGGCCGACCTGCGGGCGATCGTGGCCGACCTGGATCGGGCGGTGGCCCGCAGCGTCGGCGACGAGGACTTCGTCACCGCCGCGCTGGTCGAGGAGCGGGGCGGCACCCTGACGATCGTCAACTGTGGTCACCCGGCACCGCTGCTGCTGCGCCGGGGTCAGGTGATCCCGCTGGAGCCGCCGTCGCCGGCCCCGCCACTGGGGTTCATGCCGGTGGTCCGGCCGAGGGTGGAGCGGCTCGAACCGGGCGACCGGTTGCTGCTGTTCACCGACGGGCTCGGCGAGGCCCGCCGGGACGGCGAGTTCTTCCCCACCGAGGAGCGGGCCTGGCAACTGCTCGGCCACGGCACGGTCGCCGACGGGCTCGCCTCGCTGGAGACCGCGCTGGTCGAGTGGGTGCACGGACGCCTCGACGACGACATCGCCCTGGTGCTGATGGAGTACGCCGGACCCCGTCCCGTCACTACCGTTGCCGTGCCCAGTTGGGAAGTCGGCGCCTCGGACGGGTGA
- a CDS encoding UTRA domain-containing protein: protein MTGTVSQVIARNRHPRYSRPDQQPRGELPDTADNREAAPPRVRRDNTERYQWEKDRVLLDEAGRRRVGGTEHDTGLRTSDLRFHAEYDRVDADADLAAAFELPVGTPLLRRIYWTSSRARGAALSVSHSYLPYELASANLALLDADNEPWPGGTQHQLSTVDVELDRIVDRVHARPPSRDEADLLDLAPDDPVLAVRKTSIDTTGRVVEVADIVFPGDRTELAYATALKRWRR, encoded by the coding sequence GTGACGGGTACCGTCAGCCAGGTGATCGCCCGCAACCGTCACCCTCGCTATTCGCGTCCCGACCAGCAGCCACGCGGCGAGCTGCCGGACACCGCCGACAACCGGGAAGCGGCCCCACCCCGGGTACGCCGGGACAACACCGAGCGGTACCAGTGGGAGAAGGACCGGGTCCTGCTCGACGAGGCGGGGCGACGCCGGGTCGGCGGCACCGAACACGACACCGGACTACGCACCAGCGACCTGCGCTTCCACGCCGAGTACGACCGCGTCGACGCCGACGCGGACCTGGCCGCCGCCTTCGAACTCCCGGTCGGTACGCCACTGCTGCGGCGGATCTACTGGACCAGCTCCCGAGCGCGCGGCGCCGCCCTGTCGGTCTCCCACTCCTACCTGCCGTACGAGCTGGCCTCGGCGAACCTGGCCCTGCTCGACGCCGACAACGAGCCCTGGCCCGGCGGCACCCAGCACCAGCTCTCCACCGTCGACGTCGAGCTGGACCGGATCGTGGACCGGGTGCACGCCCGACCCCCGTCCCGCGACGAGGCCGACCTGCTCGATCTCGCCCCCGACGACCCGGTCCTGGCCGTACGCAAGACCTCGATCGACACCACCGGACGGGTGGTGGAGGTCGCCGACATCGTCTTCCCCGGCGACCGCACCGAACTGGCGTACGCGACGGCGCTGAAGCGGTGGCGGCGGTGA
- a CDS encoding acyl-CoA dehydrogenase produces the protein MTHYKSNIRDLEFNLFEVFGADRSFGQEPYADLDVDTARSILAEVDRLAREDLAASYVDGDRNPPVFDPATHSAPLPAAFKKSYAALMESEFWRLDLPPELDGTNAPRAFWWSLAELILGANAPIWMYASGPSFAHTLYVEGTEQQRGWAKLFTDKQWGSSMVLTEPDAGSDVGAGRTRAIPQPDGSWHLEGVKRFITSGEHDLTDNIVHYVLARPVGVEGVGGPGTKGLSLFIVPKFHFDSETGELGERNGVYATNVEHKMGIKVSNTCELTFGEHGVPAKGWLLGDVHDGIRQMFLIIEYARMMVGTKAIATLSTGYLNALEYAKSRKQGADLLATDRNAPRVTITHHPDVRRSLMLQKSYAEGLRALVCYTASWQDRVKLAHAAGDEAGVKQAKRVNDLLLPLVKGCGSERAYEMLGHESLQTFGGSGFLQDYPLEQYVRDAKIDTLYEGTTAIQSLDLFFRKIVKDNGRALMVVAGEIQEFITAEGGNGQLKEERLALGRALTEVQTILATMTGWLGEVQAGEPRAVYKVGLNSRRLLLAVGDLVVGWLLQRQAEVALRALGGDVSAADRSFYTGKVAAARFFAHEVLPRIGADRRIIDSTTLDLMDLPEDAF, from the coding sequence ATGACGCACTACAAGAGCAACATCCGGGACCTGGAGTTCAACCTCTTCGAGGTCTTCGGAGCGGATCGATCGTTCGGCCAGGAGCCGTACGCCGATCTTGATGTCGACACGGCCCGCAGCATTCTCGCCGAGGTCGACCGGCTGGCCCGCGAAGACCTCGCGGCGAGTTACGTCGACGGCGACCGCAACCCGCCGGTCTTCGACCCGGCCACCCACTCGGCGCCGCTGCCCGCAGCCTTCAAGAAGTCGTACGCGGCCCTGATGGAGTCCGAGTTCTGGCGGCTGGACCTGCCGCCCGAGCTGGACGGGACCAACGCCCCACGGGCGTTCTGGTGGTCGCTGGCCGAGCTGATCCTCGGCGCGAACGCCCCGATCTGGATGTACGCCTCCGGCCCGTCGTTCGCGCACACCCTCTACGTCGAGGGCACCGAGCAGCAGCGCGGGTGGGCCAAGCTCTTCACCGACAAGCAGTGGGGCTCCTCGATGGTGCTCACCGAGCCGGACGCCGGCTCGGATGTCGGCGCCGGCCGGACCAGGGCGATCCCGCAGCCCGACGGCTCGTGGCACCTGGAGGGCGTCAAGCGCTTCATCACCTCCGGTGAGCACGACCTCACCGACAACATCGTCCACTACGTACTGGCCCGGCCGGTCGGCGTCGAGGGCGTGGGCGGCCCCGGCACCAAGGGACTGTCGCTGTTCATCGTGCCGAAGTTCCACTTCGACTCCGAAACCGGCGAGCTCGGCGAGCGCAACGGCGTCTACGCCACCAACGTCGAGCACAAGATGGGCATCAAGGTCTCCAACACCTGCGAGCTGACCTTCGGTGAGCACGGCGTACCGGCCAAGGGTTGGCTGCTGGGCGACGTGCACGACGGCATCCGGCAGATGTTCCTGATCATCGAGTACGCCCGGATGATGGTCGGCACCAAGGCGATCGCCACCCTCTCCACCGGCTACCTCAACGCCCTCGAATACGCGAAGAGCCGCAAGCAGGGCGCCGACCTGCTCGCCACCGATCGGAACGCACCCCGAGTCACCATCACCCACCACCCGGACGTCCGCCGTTCGCTGATGCTCCAGAAGTCGTACGCGGAAGGGCTGCGCGCCCTGGTCTGCTACACCGCGAGCTGGCAGGACCGGGTGAAGCTGGCCCACGCCGCCGGTGACGAGGCGGGGGTGAAGCAGGCCAAGCGGGTCAACGACCTGCTGTTGCCGCTGGTGAAGGGCTGTGGTTCGGAGCGGGCGTACGAGATGCTCGGCCACGAGTCGTTGCAGACCTTCGGTGGCTCCGGCTTCCTCCAGGACTACCCGCTGGAGCAGTACGTCCGGGACGCGAAGATCGACACCCTGTACGAGGGCACCACCGCCATCCAGAGCCTCGACCTCTTCTTCCGGAAGATCGTGAAGGACAACGGTCGGGCGCTGATGGTGGTGGCCGGCGAGATCCAGGAGTTCATCACCGCTGAGGGCGGCAATGGGCAGCTCAAGGAGGAACGGCTGGCGCTGGGTCGGGCCCTCACCGAGGTGCAGACCATCCTCGCCACGATGACCGGTTGGCTGGGCGAGGTGCAGGCCGGCGAGCCGCGCGCGGTGTACAAGGTCGGGCTGAACAGCCGGCGACTGCTGCTGGCGGTCGGTGACCTCGTGGTCGGCTGGCTCCTACAGCGGCAGGCCGAGGTGGCCCTGCGTGCGCTGGGCGGCGACGTGTCGGCGGCGGACAGGTCCTTCTACACCGGCAAGGTCGCGGCGGCCCGTTTCTTCGCCCACGAGGTGCTGCCCCGCATCGGTGCCGACCGGCGCATCATCGACTCCACCACCCTCGACCTGATGGACCTCCCCGAGGACGCGTTCTGA
- a CDS encoding septal ring lytic transglycosylase RlpA family protein, with translation MTEKHPLVRIFKSPVGLTASAALGVALAVGGAVGGIHLASGPAASNVSATAEVVPSGLASESPGGSASGSASASPTTAAPVTPSPSATPATPLATRTPERASRGKTRAAAPKPSATTKKPKPAAATPVVGSGTCGASFYDQGQLTANGENFDPSSLTAAHLTLAFNTRVRVINPDNGKSVVVRINDRGPYVGGRCLDLSRAAFAAIASTDLGAITVRYEILG, from the coding sequence GTGACGGAGAAGCACCCCCTGGTTCGGATATTCAAGTCGCCGGTCGGCCTCACCGCCAGTGCCGCGCTGGGCGTGGCGCTCGCCGTCGGTGGCGCGGTCGGTGGGATCCACCTGGCCAGCGGCCCGGCCGCGTCGAACGTCTCGGCGACCGCCGAGGTCGTACCGAGCGGGTTGGCCAGCGAATCGCCCGGCGGTTCGGCCAGCGGATCGGCCAGCGCGTCGCCGACCACGGCCGCCCCGGTCACCCCGTCGCCGTCCGCGACCCCGGCCACGCCGCTGGCGACCCGGACGCCGGAGCGCGCCTCGCGTGGCAAGACCCGGGCCGCCGCCCCGAAGCCGAGCGCGACGACGAAGAAGCCCAAGCCGGCGGCGGCGACGCCGGTGGTCGGCAGCGGCACCTGCGGTGCCTCCTTCTACGACCAGGGGCAGCTGACCGCGAACGGCGAGAACTTCGACCCGAGTTCGCTCACCGCCGCGCACCTCACCCTCGCGTTCAACACCCGGGTACGGGTAATCAACCCGGACAACGGCAAGTCCGTGGTGGTACGGATCAACGATCGGGGACCGTACGTCGGCGGACGGTGCCTGGATCTTTCCCGGGCCGCATTCGCGGCGATCGCCTCCACCGACCTCGGCGCGATCACGGTCCGGTACGAGATTCTCGGGTGA
- a CDS encoding biotin-dependent carboxyltransferase family protein: MATGRTDRTDTLRRTPRPARPARPRHPRPAGAGVSGHGLVQVVRAGGLTTVQDLGRPGWAHLGVPRSGALDPAALRLANRLVGNPESAAALETTMTGCILRLVRAGTVAVTGALATLRLDGRPVDTGGPVAVPAGALVELGPARHGVRNYLAVAGGIAVEPVLGSRATDTLSGLGPAPLRDGDTLPLGAVTGRPAPVDFLPVGPPPTSLDLPVRLGPRHDWFTPEAVRTLLGTAYTIGVMSNRVGARLVGAALPRAVAGELPSEGVVLGAVQVPANGQPLIFLADHPTTGGYPVIAVLHDVLPLAQARPGTIVRFHGPIPLD, encoded by the coding sequence CTGGCGACTGGTCGGACGGACCGAACTGACACTCTTCGACGTACGCCGCGACCCGCCCGCCCGGCTCGTCCCCGGCACCCGCGTCCGGCTGGTGCCGGCGTGAGCGGGCACGGGCTGGTCCAGGTGGTACGGGCGGGTGGCCTCACCACCGTGCAGGACCTCGGCCGACCCGGCTGGGCGCACCTCGGCGTACCGCGCTCCGGCGCACTGGACCCGGCCGCCCTGCGACTGGCGAACCGGCTGGTCGGCAACCCGGAGTCGGCCGCCGCACTGGAGACCACGATGACCGGGTGCATCCTGCGACTGGTCCGGGCGGGCACGGTCGCGGTCACCGGTGCACTCGCGACACTGCGACTCGACGGCCGACCGGTCGACACCGGCGGGCCGGTCGCCGTACCCGCCGGAGCCCTGGTCGAACTCGGGCCGGCCCGGCACGGCGTACGCAACTATCTGGCGGTCGCCGGCGGGATCGCGGTCGAGCCGGTGCTCGGCAGCCGGGCCACCGACACCCTCTCCGGCCTCGGACCGGCCCCGCTGCGCGACGGCGACACCCTGCCCCTCGGGGCGGTCACCGGCCGGCCGGCACCGGTGGACTTCCTGCCCGTCGGGCCACCACCGACCTCACTCGACCTGCCCGTACGGCTCGGGCCCCGGCACGACTGGTTCACCCCGGAGGCCGTACGCACGCTGCTCGGCACGGCGTACACGATCGGGGTGATGAGCAACCGGGTCGGTGCGCGACTCGTCGGCGCGGCCCTGCCCCGCGCGGTGGCCGGCGAACTGCCGAGCGAGGGCGTGGTGCTCGGCGCGGTGCAGGTGCCGGCGAACGGCCAACCGTTGATCTTCCTCGCCGACCATCCGACCACCGGCGGTTACCCGGTGATCGCGGTGCTGCACGACGTGCTGCCGCTCGCGCAGGCCCGGCCCGGGACTATCGTGCGATTCCATGGACCGATCCCACTCGATTGA
- a CDS encoding phosphoribosyltransferase family protein, with product MGAELSKRLTELFRWIDPGPNSTHLVSDISGWWRDPEVLAEIGPALADLFRPESPTVVLAPEVTGLLLGPLVATALGIGFLPAYKNTGDRRIAEPTTWATTPPDYRGRQLALGVRDRHLRPDDRVLVVDDWVASGAQVRALYQVISARGATPVGTAAIIADCPLPLARELRVRSLLDGHDLAL from the coding sequence ATGGGCGCTGAGCTGAGCAAACGGCTGACCGAGCTGTTCCGCTGGATCGATCCCGGCCCGAACAGCACCCACCTCGTCAGCGACATCTCGGGCTGGTGGCGCGATCCGGAGGTTCTGGCAGAAATCGGACCGGCGCTCGCCGACCTGTTCCGCCCCGAGTCGCCCACCGTCGTGCTCGCCCCCGAGGTAACCGGCCTCCTGCTCGGGCCCCTGGTGGCGACCGCGCTCGGGATCGGCTTCCTGCCGGCGTACAAGAACACCGGGGACCGGCGGATCGCCGAGCCGACCACCTGGGCGACCACCCCGCCCGACTACCGGGGCCGGCAACTCGCCCTCGGCGTACGGGACCGGCACCTGCGCCCCGACGACCGGGTGCTCGTGGTCGACGACTGGGTGGCCAGCGGCGCCCAGGTCCGCGCCCTCTACCAGGTGATCTCCGCCCGTGGCGCCACCCCGGTCGGCACCGCCGCGATCATCGCCGACTGCCCGCTGCCACTCGCCCGCGAACTGCGCGTACGCAGCCTGCTCGACGGCCACGACCTGGCGCTCTGA
- the trhA gene encoding PAQR family membrane homeostasis protein TrhA — translation MRGWLHTYAFFVALACGAVLCSLAATRPGWGPLVSCAIYSVTVCGLFGTSALYHRRVWTERGFQAMRRLDHSMIFIFIAGTYTPFCVLLLPDRSATILLTIVWAGALAGVAVKLVWPHAPRWVSAPLYLGLGWVAVAVLPDILRYGGVTALVLMIAGGIAYSVGAVFYALRRPNPWPTVFGHHEFFHACTLIAAICHHIAIYFALYA, via the coding sequence ATGCGGGGCTGGCTGCACACGTACGCCTTTTTTGTCGCCCTGGCCTGCGGGGCGGTGCTCTGCTCGCTCGCCGCGACCCGGCCCGGCTGGGGCCCGCTGGTCAGCTGCGCGATCTACAGCGTCACGGTCTGTGGCCTGTTCGGCACCAGCGCGCTCTATCACCGTCGGGTGTGGACGGAACGCGGCTTCCAGGCCATGCGCCGACTCGACCACTCGATGATCTTCATCTTCATCGCCGGCACCTACACGCCGTTCTGCGTACTGCTGCTGCCGGACCGCAGCGCGACCATTCTGCTCACGATCGTCTGGGCCGGTGCGCTCGCCGGGGTGGCGGTCAAACTGGTCTGGCCGCACGCGCCGCGCTGGGTCTCCGCCCCGCTCTATCTCGGTCTCGGCTGGGTAGCCGTCGCGGTGCTGCCCGACATCCTGCGGTACGGCGGCGTGACCGCGCTGGTGCTGATGATCGCCGGTGGGATCGCGTACAGCGTGGGCGCGGTGTTCTACGCCCTGCGCCGCCCCAACCCGTGGCCGACCGTCTTCGGTCACCACGAGTTTTTCCACGCCTGCACCCTGATCGCCGCGATCTGCCACCACATCGCGATCTACTTCGCCCTCTACGCCTGA